The following are encoded in a window of Diorhabda sublineata isolate icDioSubl1.1 chromosome 3, icDioSubl1.1, whole genome shotgun sequence genomic DNA:
- the LOC130441911 gene encoding anaphase-promoting complex subunit 15, with translation MSSIPLFPNLKPRLIHASWFDVDQPCDDEDEVSQLERDHQNWLQMIRQKNDDLTPIGKTASETMEEDEEEDDEDDNDDDDESETHDEEEEDEIEMDVSQERSSPVDVSIRLVQGHGVR, from the exons ATGAGCAGTATACCATTATTTCCAAATCTTAAACCAAGATTAATTCACGCTTCTTGGTTTGACGTAGATCAACCCTGCGATGATGAAGATGAAGTTTCTCAATTAGAAAGAGATCATCAAAACTGG ttACAGATGATAAGGCAGAAGAATGATGATTTAACACCTATTGGAAAAACTGCATCAGAA acTATGGAGGAAGATGAAGAAGAGGATGATGaagatgataatgatgatgatgatgaatctGAAACccacgatgaagaagaagaggaTGAAATTGAAATGGATGTTTCTCAAGAGCGGAGTTCACCAGTAGATGTTAGTATAAGACTCGTTCAAGGACACGGTGTacgataa
- the LOC130441629 gene encoding poly [ADP-ribose] polymerase tankyrase isoform X1 produces the protein MASRRDVLKNSMDSLPSASDPLRDLFEACKVGDISRVRKLVTPITVNARDTAGRKSTPLHFAAGYGRREVVEFLLSAGASIQARDDGGLHPLHNACSFGHADVVRLLLEAGANPNTRDNWNYTPLHEAAIKGKVDVCIALLQHGADVNIRNTEGKTPLEVADVSTRPVLTGEYRKDELLEAARSGAEDRLLSLLNPLNVNCHASDGRRSTPLHLAAGYNRNRVVQLLLQNGADVHAKDKGGLVPLHNACSYGHFEVTEMLIKHGANVNANDLWAFTPLHEAASKSRLEVCSLLLAEGADPHQLNCHSKSAIDVAPTRELQEKLAYEYKGHLLLDAARQADTTKLKKYLIPDILSFKHPYTGDTALHAAVSSIYPKRKQILETLIRKGAPLNEKNKDFLTPLHIAADNSHYDLMDVLLRHGAKVNALDGLGQTALHRCARDDNVQACRILLSYSVDITTVSLQGYTAAQVASENVLKILQDPPTGSADVECQILEAAKSGDLDQVQRLLGSYPHIVNCRDLDGRHSTPLHFASGYNRVSVVEFLLQQGADVHAKDKGGLVPLHNACSYGHYEVTELLVKHGASVNVADLWKFTPLHEAAAKGKYEIVKLLLKHGADPSKKNRDGATPLDLVRENDQDVADLLKGNAALLDAAKKGNLARVQRLVTPDNINCRDAQGRNSTPLHLAAGYNNVEVAEFLLENGADVNAQDKGGLIPLHNASSYGHLDIAALLIKYNTVVNATDKWGFTPLHEAAQKGRTQLCALLLAHGADPFLKNQEGQAPVDLSSADDVRCLLQDAMASQQGVPTTSAPPSRPPSIALSHTPSPPLPSTNVETVIMPSGAAVQLLVPIGSRTSVSMAAADGCSSGKLEGNEGDDGAICSVANFLSSLNLEHLLDIFEREQITLDILAEMSHDDLKQIGISAYGFRHKLIRGMERLVASCGGLWTSPSNPGTLLVDLLSDDKEFITVEEEMQNSIREHRDNGHAGGIFSRYNIIRIQKVQNKKLWERYTHRRKEVAEENSNQPCERMLFHGSPFINAIVQKGFDERHAYIGGMFGAGIYFAEHSSKSNQYVYGIGGGTGCPTHKDRSCYSCHRHLLLCRVTLGKSFLQFSAMKMAHAPPGHHSVAGRPSAGGLNFPEYVVYRGEQAYPEYFITYQIVKPEEYSSSTDSEVR, from the exons atgGCAAGTAGACgagatgttttgaaaaattcaatggATTCGCTTCCAAGTGCCAGTGACCCTTTAAGGGATCTATTTGAAGCCTGTAAAGTTGGAGATATTTCCAGGGTAAGAAAATTAGTCACCCCGATTACTGTAAATGCTAGAGATACTGCTGGAAGGAAATCTACGCCTCTACACTTTGCTGCTG GTTATGGTAGGAGAGAAGTTGTAGAATTTCTTTTATCTGCTGGAGCTTCTATTCAGGCAAGAGATGATGGTGGATTGCATCCACTTCATAATGCATGTTCTTTTGGTCATGCTGATGTTGttagattattattagaagCAGGTGCTAATCCAAATACTAGAGACAACTGGAATTACACTCCACTACATGAAGCTGCCATTAAAGGAAAAGTGGATGTTTGCATAG CTCTTCTTCAACATGGTGCTGATGTTAACATTCGTAACACAGAAGGTAAAACCCCTTTAGAAGTAGCAGATGTTTCAACTCGGCCAGTACTGACCGGCGAATATCGAAAAGATGAACTTTTGGAAGCTGCCAGATCTGGAGCAGAAGATCGACTTTTATCTCTACTCAATCCATTAAATGTCAATTGCCATGCAAGTGATGGAAGAAGATCAACCCCTCTTCATTTAGCTGCTGGTTATAATAGAAATAGAGTAGTGCAGCTATTACTTCAAAATGGAGCTGATGTCCATGCTAAAGATAAAGG AGGTTTGGTTCCTTTACATAATGCGTGTTCATATGGTCACTTTGAAGTTACTGAAATGTTGATCAAACATGGAGCAAATGTGAATGCAAATGATCTTTGGGCGTTTACACCACTACATGAAGCAGCATCAAAATCGAGATTAGAAGTTTGTTCGTTATTATTAGCCGAAGGTGCTGATCCACATCAACTCAATTGTCATTCCAAATCAGCCATAGATGTTGCTCCTACAAGAGAACTACAAGAAAAACTTGCAT ATGAATATAAAGGTCATCTTCTTCTTGATGCTGCACGTCAGGCAGATACAACAAaactgaagaaatatttaattccagATATATTAAGTTTTAAACACCCTTATACTGGTGACACAGCTTTACATGCAGCCGTCAGCTCAATTTATCCTAAACGAAAACAAATATTAGAAACACTCATCAG gaAAGGCGCTCCACTTAACGAAAAAAACAAAGACTTCCTAACTCCTCTTCATATAGCTGCCGATAATTCCCATTATGATCTTATGGATGTTTTACTGAGACATGGTGCCAAAGTGAATGCACTTGATGGACTTGGCCAAACAGCTCTTCATCGATGCGCCCGTGACGACAATGTACAAGCCTGTAGAATTCTCTTGAGTTACAGTGTTGATATTACAACCGTTTCTCTTCAAGGTTATACTGCTGCCCAAGTTGCCAGCGAAAACgttttgaaaattcttcaaG ATCCTCCCACTGGCAGTGCCGATGTTGAATGTCAAATTCTAGAAGCCGCTAAATCTGGAGATTTGGATCAAGTTCAAAGACTGTTGGGATCGTATCCGCACATAGTAAATTGTAGAGATTTGGATGGTAGACATTCAACGCCCTTACATTTTGCATCTGGTTACAATAGAGTCTCAGTTGTCGAATTTTTATTACAACAAGGAGCAGATGTACACGCCAAAGATAAAGG CGGCTTAGTTCCTTTGCACAACGCTTGTTCCTACGGACATTACGAAGTGACTGAGCTGCTAGTTAAACATGGAGCTAGTGTAAATGTAGCCGATTTATGGAAATTTACTCCTCTTCATGAAGCAGCAGCTAAAGGCAAATATGAAATAgtgaaacttttattaaaa CACGGAGCGGATCCTAGCAAGAAAAATCGAGACGGTGCCACACCGTTAGATTTAGTAAGAGAAAACGATCAAGATGTAGCCGATTTGCTGAAGGGCAACGCTGCGCTTTTGGATGCTGCCAAAAAGGGTAATTTAGCGAGAGTTCAAAGACTGGTGACCCCTGATAATATAAATTGCAGAGATGCACAAGGCAGAAATTCGACTCCGTTACATTTAGCAG ctGGTTATAATAATGTAGAAGTAGCAGAATTTCTCTTAGAAAATGGAGCAGATGTAAATGCTCAAGACAAAGGTGGCCTTATTCCTCTTCATAATGCTTCCAGCTATGGACATTTAGACATAGCAGCATTATTGATTAAGTATAATACTGTTGTAAATGCAACAGATAAATGGGGTTTTACACCGTTGCATGAGGCTGCACAAAAAGGACGAACTCAACTTTGTGCATTACTA tTGGCACACGGGGCAGATCCATTTCTCAAGAACCAAGAAGGTCAAGCTCCCGTAGATTTATCTTCTGCCGACGATGTGAGGTGTCTTTTACAAGACGCGATGGCATCCCAGCAAGGTGTGCCGACAACATCGGCTCCTCCTTCTAGACCACCATCAATAGCTCTATCTCATACTCCTAGTCCACCTCTTCCATCCACTAATGTAGAAACAGTAATAATGCCTTCGGGAGCGGCGGTACAACTTCTTGTTCCAATAGGTAGTAGAACCAGTGTGTCTATGGCTGCCGCAGATGGATGTTCTTCTGGAAAACTTGAAGGCAATGAGGGAGACGACGGTGCGATTTGTTCTGTTGCCAATTTCTTATCGAGCTTAAATTTAGAACATTTATTGGATATTTTCGAAAGGGAGCAAATTACTTTGGATATATTAGCGGAGATGTCGCATGACGATTTGAAGCAGATTGGAATATCGGCCTATGGTTTTAGACACAAGCTTATTAGAG ggATGGAACGTTTAGTAGCCAGTTGTGGAGGTCTATGGACATCCCCATCTAATCCAGGAACGTTATTAGTTGATCTCCTATCCGATGACAAAGAATTTATTACAGTAGAAGAAGAAATGCAAAATAGTATAAGAGAGCACAGAGACAACGGTCATGCTGGTGGTATTTTTTCAAGATACAATATTATTAGG ATACAAAAAGTACAGAACAAGAAACTTTGGGAACGTTATACTCATCGAAGGAAAGAAGTAGCCGAAGAAAATAGTAATCAACCTTGTGAGAGGATGCTATTCCACGGTTCACCTTTTATTAATGCCATTGTACAAAAAGGTTTCGATGAGCGCCACGCTTATATAGGAGGGATGTTCGGCGCAGGAATTTACTTCGCTGAACATTCATCTAAAAGTAATCAGTACGTTTATGGAATAGGTGGAggtacagggtgtcccacgcaTAAAGATAGGAGCTGCTACAGCTGTCATAG GCATCTTCTGTTATGTCGAGTAACATTAGGTAaatcttttcttcaatttagCGCAATGAAAATGGCGCACGCTCCACCCGGTCATCATTCTGTTGCCGGA